The Bacteroidia bacterium genomic interval AAGCCAAATCAGCCTTATGTTCATTTACATAATCTGCTTGTGCCAAGGGAGGAATCACTCCTCTTAGGCCACTACCATCTACCATATGACAGGAGGCGCAGTGTTTTGCATACAGGGCTTTACCTGCACCATATTTTTCTCCAGAGGTATATCGGTAAATCAGCAGACCAGCCAATATGATTAGGGGCCAAATAAGCCAAAGGATCGTCTTCATATCAGGCTCCTTTTGGGGCTCCGGCTTTCAGGGATTTGATGTCTTTGATCAGCTTATCAACTTCTGCTTCATCTGTTCCTTCATAAAATCCCCGAACTCTTCTCTCCTGATCAAGTAGCACAAACTTACCACTATGAAAAATCCCTCCTATGATACTCTCATCAGGACCTGCAGCAATCATATAGCTTTTACAAACTTCAAACACATAGTCATGATCCGGGCTGCTTAGCATCTTCCATTTACTCGAGGAAACCCCCAAGCCTTCAGAAAAAGCTTTAAGGGCTTCAACTGTATCTCTTTTGGGATCAAGGGTATGGGAAAGTATCACAATCTCATTGTCCTGCTCATATTCCTCATAAACTCGGAGCATTTGTTGATTCATTTTGGGACAGATATCGGGACATGAGGTAAAAAAGAAATCAACTACATGAATCTTTCCCTCAACTAAGGATTCCGTAATTTCTGCACCTTCCTGATCCAAAAATGAAAAAGGAGGAACTACATAATGTTCTCCTTCTTCTGCCATCCCCAGAAAAGGCAATTCTCTGGGTTCTGACTCAGACTCTGAGCAGGAAAAAAGGAGCAAAAAGAAAGCACAAACAATTGAAATATTTCTCATTATTCTTTATTAGTATTTAGGAGATCTTTAGCAGCAGCAACCGCATCGGCTACTTCTTTACCCATGCTCTGCATTTTCTCCATTTCTTCTTTCAGATAAGCCATCGCTTCTTCTTCCGTTTTGTCCAAAGGCGCCTTAAAATCTGCCATCCATACATTCATAGCTTCATCCGCTGATTCTAATTGGCTGATGGTTTCCG includes:
- a CDS encoding SCO family protein gives rise to the protein MRNISIVCAFFLLLFSCSESESEPRELPFLGMAEEGEHYVVPPFSFLDQEGAEITESLVEGKIHVVDFFFTSCPDICPKMNQQMLRVYEEYEQDNEIVILSHTLDPKRDTVEALKAFSEGLGVSSSKWKMLSSPDHDYVFEVCKSYMIAAGPDESIIGGIFHSGKFVLLDQERRVRGFYEGTDEAEVDKLIKDIKSLKAGAPKGA